From the genome of Trichosurus vulpecula isolate mTriVul1 chromosome 6, mTriVul1.pri, whole genome shotgun sequence:
TTGGTATCTTCCCCTCTTCTGTGCCTTTCCAAAGGGCGACAAAACAATAATTCCTCATGTATGCTTCCTTCATTaacatatcttacataaagtaacaactctgccatgttagaaatatcagttgtttcatttAACTGAATTGCAAACTTCGGGCTGCCCTTAAGCCTGATAATAAGCTGCTGGAATTGGTCATTTCCGGGTTAAGAAATTCCTTTGGAAACAGCATCAttcaataaaggaattttattaatttcatccccatatttttcccatgaactatttctgacattttaatagaggCAGATAACATGAGATCAACTcctatattttttagtttttgcaattaaataagaaatttCATTAAGATGCAAGTAATTTTTGttgacagtaacaaatttctcaaaaaaatttttctttatttggagAGTTTAAAAGTTATTCAAGATGTTCCTTTTGTTTATTGCAGTATACTGTATGCTTGGTATCAAGATGTCATTTTAGTTTGGCTGGTTTCATGTTCTCCACAGtcaaaacttcattacaaattaaacaaagaggtttttccacatcatcatcattattagaagcAAATCCAAATTGCAAAAATGATTTGAcatattctctttttcttgtcaatttagaTGTGCTACACCTAGTGAAGACTCTGCTgcattgtcatcagtatttttgCCTCTTCTATCTAAATTTAGCTACTTATCCataaccaaaaattatttttgtcctaaaatacaaataaatattactaataatttctcaaataaatactagcttcAGTGTATGAAACTGcatttgtttgtgcttaatttaaaaaaactgatgttcacacttacatacacatacagtggtgaaggaagagaaatatattaaagggcttttgtcttAACTTGCTACAACTAAACACTTACAtttctggaaaagaaagagataacagcaacttttaaaaaacaaacataataCAATCCAAAGACATAGTAATCTGAAACTTATATGCTGAGGAATTatggtaggaaaatattaaaagtctttattttccataattaaaaCTATTATGTCTTTGTAAGAGGagaaaactttgtatgtacagtaaaaaaaaCACTTCAATTCATAATATATAATAGTCTCAAATTTGAGCTGAAGTGTTTCTGCAAATGTTCATTGGCATTGCACAGGATGATGACATGTGCATTGCAAAATTCATGTGTTGTATGTTCAGAACCAATGCTGCAGTAAAGTTGCATGTTCCAACATgagcaagcactgccagaaacaccttggattcattacacattttattttttaattaattattggttactgcacattcagaaaccttttactgttgccaaatttctCCTGACCCCCACTTTCAGTTacgtgaccccatatggggttgtgacccaccATTTAAGAAGCACTagcctatctactatgccacctaccttctttctctgtcctgtgaggtcaagtagaaaaaaactcaatccttcttccatatgaagTCATTCATGGAGTTGGGAACAATGAATATGTCCTACCTAGAGCTTTTCCTTCTCTAAACCTAAATAAAAAGCATACTCCAAGACTAAATTTTCCTTCTCCTGGTTTATTGACTCCACTCTCTTCAGCTGATCTTCATAGATGATGGTCTTCAGTCATGTCTTCTTGGTGCTCTTCTGGACCTCTCTGGGTGTCAGTgtccttccttaaaatggaggtctAGGACTTCCCATAAAGAGAGCTACACAATTGGTCACAGAAAAGTCTTATTCTCAAACATGAGCTCCAGCAAAAACAATGACAGatatcagatgaaataatatcaagaaatacaaagatgttggtacactaatgcactgttggtagagttgtgaactgaatcaaccattctggagagtaatttggaactatgcccaaagggctataaaacttcaCATAcccacataccctttgacccagcaacaccacttatTGGTCTGTATCacagagagatcataaaaacagaaacaaaatgtacaaaatatttatagcagctctttttgtggtagcaaagaattggaaattaaatagatgtccatcaattggggaatggctaaacaagttataatgtaatggaatcctgctgtgctgtaagaaacgatgagcaggtagacttcagaaaacctggaaaaacttacatgaactgatgctgagtgaagtgagcaaaatgaggagaacattgtacacaccaacagccacattgtacaatgactgactttgatagacttagctcttctcagaaatgcaagaatctaagacaactccaaaagacttatggtggaaaatgttatccagagaaagaatcttggcatctgaatacagatggaagcatactattacctttttttttcctttctgttgtttATTTCTTCTGTCCTGTGGTTCCTCTCAtcggttctaattcttctttacaacattactaatgggaaaatgtttaatatgaatgtataagtagaggcTATATGAGAAGATTGCAGGCCAtattgaggagggggaagaagagggagggggagaaaatttaaaactcaaaacttatggaagtgaattttgaaaactaaaaagaaattaattatttaaaaaagaaatacaaagataaaccaAACTAAATGCTTTCATCCAGCCCAAGGCCATATAAAAGATAACCGGAAGCctgaggcaactagatggcacaatggataaagcactagacGTGGAGTTagaaagctctgagttcaaatcgagcctcagacacttactagctgtatgacctttggcaagccacttaatttctcttcacCTCAATTTCTtctattgtaaaatgaggacaataatagcccCTGCCTCTTGGTtttgttgtgagggccaaatgagatgacatttgtgcagcacttagcacagggtctggtgTAATCAGCGATTTGTTACAACGAAGCTTCTACCTGGTTCAATCCAAACTCACATCAAGCTCCTTCCATATGACAGGAATTAGACACTGAGTTGTAGGCCTGGCAGAAGGAATATAGGTAGTGGGAATCacacttttaaaagaaatcttggagatcatttagtttgTCCCCTTCATATTACAGGAAAGGAAACCAATACCCAGAAAAGGGCTTTCACTTTTTAATTccaataataatggctaacatttatgtagtgcctgctatgtgccagcaaccatgttaagcactttaaaatgatattattttatcctcacaatgatgctgggaaggtgggtgctattattatcttcattttacagatgaggaaaatgaggttaaatgacttacccaaggacatACACCCAGTAAGTATCTAAGCCTAAATTTGAATTatggtcctcctgacttcagaccccgcactctatccactgcaccacctggttcCTCCAAACAACAAAGGCTAGAAATGGAGAAGTAGACCATGGAAAAGCTGGCCAAGGCCAACATACGATTGCAAAGGGATTCTAAATGATTGAGAAACTCAGTCATATTAAAACATACAGAGACATGTAAGTCCCTCTGCATTGACCCATTTGAGAAAAACTTCATTCTCAACATATAAATGATTTTAAGAGTCTAAGACTAGAAAATTAGATGGTATGCTTCTTGAGGTCAAGATCagtatcttatttcatctttgattATCTGGAACTTAATGTTTCTTGCATTTGTCTTATTCCAGCAGTACCTGAACCAGGTTTTCTCTGCAGCCCAATTCCACTGAAACACATAAGTGATTTCCCTGGGGTCTGACAAATTGTCCATGGAGGAACTAGGGCTGGAAACCAAGTGTCCTGACTcccaattcacagctctgcctACTACATCAAAAGTCTACCATGAACACTGTCTTGCCATGTACTTATGTCTCCATCATTTCCCACTGCTGAGATTTTCTAGAACATAGGTTAATTCCAAGATGGGTGCAGAAGAAAAATATTCCCTTCCACTTATCCCAGACATTAACTTTGATCTTTACCAGCACACCTGAGATTATCTGATGCTGAAAGCTGAACCATTTAGCTTGCTTTTGTTTTCCATAACTCAAAAAATTCCACCAATTCTCTAGTCAAGTCCAATTAGAGAGAGCTACTGGAAAAACCCTTTACTCCAGGGACCCATTCCACTGAGAGAGATCTCATAGAGTTCTATAATAAACTAACTGAAACAGACATGATAAGACTGTTTATGGAGATGTCATGGATTGTCTTCGCTAGTTTTCCTGTTGCTTAGCAGATACCCATGACCCAGTTCTAGGAAGCCCCAATGGTGTCCTGATACCACACCCTCACAATGTCTACTTTCCGAGATTCTCAAGTAGTAAGAGACCCCAAAGGCAATCCCAACATTCATTTGTATGAGATCTAATTTGAAAGTAGAGATAAAGAGTGTGTCCACTGGCCAGGGTCTCTTCTTGCTGGGGAACTCCATACTTTTCAGTTAACCCAAagtaaagaggaagaggagaggaggtgaGTTCTCCAGAAGGACTCTCCAGGGAGAATCTCAGAACAAAAGTCAGTCTTCTGATCAGAGCTTTTCCGTAGATGGCTGATGGAGTCAGATGCACTGGAAATTGGTAAGAATATGTCAtttgacttttttcattttaattgtcTGGattaggatcacaggatttagtaGTCTAATGAAACAGCAATAATTCTCCCTTAATGCCTCTCATTTTTCCACAGTAAATTGATTTCCAGAGAGAGGAAATTAattccccaaggtcatagagatcattggatcatgggatcatagatttagatgtggCAGGTATGCTAGCTTAGATACTCTATGATTCTGAGTCTGCAAGATCAAAGTTCTGGTCTTCCTATTTCTAGCTACAtccaaaaaaaaggagggaattcCTATGGAATGTTTTTTCCCATTCCTGAAGAATATAATTGTGCCTAATTAATGGAAGTAAatgtctccctttcctttctcacatAGTTTATGAAAGAAAGCCTACTTTACCCTTTTGCCTGAAGGGCTTATCTAGTCCatgtcctttattttataggagaggaaaatgagagaaagtgAGTCCACACAGCTAGGTAATAATAGAATTGGGATTATAACACTGGTTTCCTGTTCGATGCTCTTTCCACAAAGAGACAGAATGGCCACTCATTGTGATCAACTGCAAACAGCACATTGAACTGGGTATAAGGTGACCTAAGTTTGAACCATTGCTGCAAAACTGACCAGTTCTGTGGCCTCAGATAATGACTACACATATCTGGATCTCACTTTCCTGGTCTATGAAGTAAAGTAGTAGGACCTAATGACATTTAAGAGCTTTCCATAGTTTAGCAATTCTGTGAATTTACTAGGCTACTCCAAACTGGGAATAAACATACtattatgtctttgtttttctttgaacaCATCATTACTTCATAGAATCCCAAAGACATCTGGCTAGAAAAGGATGTAGATATCTTCTTAGCCAACACATATCAGTAGAAATCTTCTCAAAAAGGTCTCTCAAAAATGGTCACCAAACCTCTGATATATCGTTTGATTTTGCAATGACTCAttactaggaatttttttttccaaatttcttttttctgcgTTGccaatattcatttattcatcaattATGTTTAGTTTAGGAGTTTAGCTGAGACAAAAGAGCCTCCATCtatgaaacaactgaaaaaatcattaacaataaatcaacaaatgtAAATTATCCATGAGAGGAATGGCTGTGCTCCCATACATCAAGGGATCCAAGATTGGGTAATATGATTGTACCTTCTTCAATCCAGATCGTTAGCTGCCCgtgcctttttttaaataaatatatatctaactcttaaaatttatttaattttcaactcACAGAACAAAAcaggcatttccataacacagtacaataataAAAGATAATTGCATATGAAGCTGTAACTCTACCATATAAAACTTGCTATTTCCTCCAAATAATCTACAGCAAAGCtataatgtaaatttctttcttttttcccttttttattccctccccacctcccactttAGAGATAGTTATCATTAGACACAATTTACCAgcagtggctcaatggatagagctctgggcctggagtcaggaagacctgcattcaaatctaggTCAGACACTTacgagttgtgtgaccctggacagtcccttaacctctgtttgccttaatccactggacaaggaattggcaaaccactccagtatttttgccaagacaagcccacatatagtattggtgtgctatggttcactgggtcacaagagtcagacacaactaaacaagtTCCCTAAACTGAAATCAATCTCTCTCTAATTTCAGCCCATAGATCTGAGTTCTGCTTCTGGGATGAACTAGAATAAAGCAAATCCATTTTCCATGGGACAtacctccaaatacttgaagttTTCTCTCTTGccccacttaaaaaaaatccttatcatTCTTTGTTTGCATCTATCCAGCAACCTTACACTTAAGAGTCCAATGTGTTGTCACAATCTCAGTTTCTCACCAGTTTTAGTTCACAACCCAGTCCTGGGAGTCAGGTCCATGTTTTCTAGTAGATGGAGTATCAAAAAAGACTCTAGTCCCCAGTAGGAGTACCCTCTATAGGTACTATAGATTCTATGGGGGGGTAGGGCAATGAGAATGGACAGGATCACAGGAATCAGAGCTAGAGGACATATTAGGTTTGAGCTAATGAAACCTCACTTTGACTGAGGAAAGAACTGAATCTCGGGGTTGGAAGCTGGTTTGGTCATGTCACAGAAATGGTAACCAGCAGAGTGCCTACCAAAAGCCAAGTAGATAATGCTAGACAAGTGCTTTTAACATGTTTTAAGGTACTTGGGAGAGATGTAatagctctcttcaagtatttaaaggactattctttgaaaaaagcagaaaaggagCAACGAGGGGAAATTGGAGAAAGACTGACCTCTCCATGTAAGCAAAACCCTTCTCATTATTAGAACAGCTGATTCCCGAAGTAGTAGGTTCTCTGCCGTTGGAAGGCTTTAGGCGAAGGCTAGAAGACTCAGTTGGAGAATGTTGCAGATGGGGGTCTAGTTCTACTATGGGTGGGCCTAGATAGTTCCTGCCTCAGCTTCTATAATATTTTCAGTTGGATGACAGTCATCAGAGCCTTGATACAATGATTATACTTATTGAGCACAGTGACAATTAATTACTGGCAATTATTTTTACTAActgctcttctcttttcttatcttttttcctttcctcctcctcttcctcttccctcaggTGTGGGGTTTGCACAGCAACTGCAAAGACCCAAAGTTCTATTGTCATGTGATCTATTTCCTTTCATTGTAAAACTCTTTCTGTCCTACAAAAGAGCTTCTTCCAGGTAAGAACTAATTTAATCTTAGTCTCTAGAACATAATATTGCACTCCCAAAGGATGTGGTGAGTTTTAAGGAAaagtaggattttggtttttggtAAAAGCTTTGAGTGATGTCTGGAAAAGATTTTTGCCCACTCAGGTTCTCTCCTATAAGTCCTACAAGTAAAAGCTTGTTGTAGTGGAAATAGTACTGGCCATAGAGAtaggagacttgggtttaaaCATGTGTTCCAATACTTATTAGCTAGGTAACCTTGGGCAGGGCAATTACTTATCTGAATTTTttattcatcatctgtaaaaattaataGTCTAGATAACagatattttcattcattttaaccCATAGTATCAAGCTAATCCTTTTGAATAATCATATAAAAACGCATAGAGTATTCTGAGTCATAAAAAAATTAGCATGCTGTCAGCCATTAATTAGGGATCCCAAAGATCTCACCATCTACAGGGAATTCTTCCTAAATTTTGACTGTACTGGGCATCCCCTACAATGAATTTTCAGTTCATTATTAactctgtgtttgtgtctgtttCTGTCCTGAGCAGTTATTACATATGGACTGTGACTGTTCCCCAAATTCAACAATAGGAAGAGAACAAGCAAAGTTTGCTTCAAGTTAGAAAACCTGGTGATGTTTTCAATAATCCCAGGATTTTTCACATgattttaaagaaagtattcTCCCAGTACGTTTCCACATGTCTATGAATCACAAAACCGCACCATCTCTAAAGCCTTAAAATCATGGCTAATTCAAGGGGTAAGAGAGACATATGGTCGGTATAATACAAAAACACTGATAACTTGAGTGCAGGAAGATATGTGAAAATTGCCATCCAAAGAAAGTGTGATGGAAAAAGAGACAGGTTGGACACATCACGAGAGCAAAATGGAACAAACAGATCATCTAAATTCTACCCAAGTCCCATGAGCTATTCAAAGATCCAAGAGAACACCTCTAATACCTTGTGAGGATCCTCTTATGACATGGTCATGGACAAAAGTCacacagaatgagaaggaaagatggatTGGCCTGCACTGTTGAATAAGGTCATGAGTACTTAGATGTTTTGAAATGAAACATCAAGATAATAATGCTCCCATTAATGACCTCTCATGGTTGTGTCAGAGAGATCACTTTGCCAACCTGAGGAATGGCCCGGGTGCATGCAGGTGATCATTAATCCAAGATATTAGGGGTGATATCCTCTGAGTTTAATTAAAAGTATGTGTTTTatgataaattattttgtttcatagGTGTAAATAATTAGTAATTATTGCCACCGAGAAAAATTACTACCAACGTTACTGAAGTTTGGTCATTCAATCAGATTCAACTCTTTGtaacttttcttggcaaagaatgtTAATTTATATCTGTACAACATTTGAGAACTCCAGAAaactttatatttaatattttgtttgaaCCTCAAAACAATAATAGGTCATAATTATatggttctttaaggtttgcaaagctcttacatattttatttcatttggtccttagAATAACACTGTTTAAGGgtgataggtgctatcattttcaccattttacatatgaggatacAGACAGAGAAgtcagtcaagtgacttgcccaagatcacccagacTTAAGCACTTAGCTACCTGTACAGCCTGCAagctacaagtattattatcctcatcttacaaataaggaagccaAGGCTAGGAGTCAAGGCAATTTGACTAGGGTCACCAGGGACAGAGTGGGAGAGAGTCATTCACCTGTCCTTGCTATCAAAGTTAAATAAAGCAGATTGTTCACAGAAGAATAGCAGCAAGTGTCAATAGATGCAAGATATAATAAGCTCCAGGAAAGGAAATCAGAGGACAAGAAAATAACTCATAtgcttaaaatattaaatagagaAGCAGCATGGAATAGGGGGTAGCATGGTAGGTTTGTAGACCAGAAGACTTGGATATAATTAATGCCCCTGatgcttaccagctatgtgagCCCATGTAAATTACTACCATGTGTCTGAATAAACTCCTTCCAATCCATCTACTATATCAGAAATGAGTGGCGCAATAGATAGTGTACTGGGGGTAGAGtcaagacctgagctcaaatcttgcttcagtAATCTAGCTACATAAACCCAGGTAAGTCACACAGCCTCTCTCAATCCTGgcttactcatctgtaagatgagagcgCTAGATTCAATGGCTTCTAAGTTCCTGaacacctctaaatctatgatcctatggtgtTTAGCCTAAATCATTGATGATTACAAAATGTTGGGCTAAATAATGTCATACTTAAAGAATGTCAGAACCAAGACCTTAAAATGTGCCATTTTAGAATATCCAAGGAGACTCTAGAATACTGAACATAAAATTAAGAACTAGAAAGTACTTTCAAACATAGAATGAAGACTTTCAGGGATATAAATTACTTTAAAACacagagaatatcagagttgCAAGGGAAccttcatatccaatcagttgtcaaatgctaccatttctacctttataacatctccaGTACATTCCCCCTTCTCTCACACGTTGGctcagacccttatcacctcacacctggactactgcaaaagCCTGGTGCTTGATCTCCCTGCCTTGAGTCTCCCACCGATTCatttcatcctccactcagctgtcaaattgatctttttaAATTCATGTCTGACCCTAACTCTTCCACCCCCATTCAATTAACTCCTAGGGCTCCTTATTACACCCAGGATGAaacagaaaatcctctgtttgaatTTTAATGCCCTTCATAGCTtaccttcttcctacctttcctatctTACACCTTACTGGTCTCtgatgacattggcctccttgctgttttttacacccaacactccatctcctgactgagcATTTTCAAAGACTGTCTCATGTGCTTGgtatttcctccttcctcccctctgcctcctagcttccctagacttgttcaagtctcagctcaagtcccaccttccaCATGTAGACTTTTCCGCTCCTTGtaattttttgctttccttctgagaCTACTGCCAATTTATTCCACATAGatcttgtttatatatagttcctttcatgttgtctcccacttTAGACTATGGGTTCTTTGAGAGCAGaacttttttcttgcctttctctttaccctcagcatttagcacagagcctggtatatagtaggtgcttaataaatgccatgtAACTGTCTTTAGAACAAAAAATATAGAATATCAGTATTGGAAAAGAAACTAAAacatagaatacagaatgtcaatCCTAGAGGAGATTTTAGACATTAGGCAGTTCTGTTCTATCACTAGAATACTAAAGagattttgagatgaagagacttgccaaaggtcatctTTAAAGACCCTTGAATCTCCATATTTCTATGATTCTAccattttaataataaaacagAGAGTTTCTTATTTTATCTAGGTTATTCAGTTACAAGTTAATCAGCTTAACTTTGTTCTTGTCTTTGGCAGATGAAATGTCTTCTCCCAGAACTTTCTATTTTAACCAGTCTCACCCCACTGAGTTTGTGTTCCGGGTGTTCACCACTTCCCCCAAGATCCAGGCCCttctcttctgcttcttcctcctcctttataTAATGATCATCTGTGGTAACACTGCCATCATTTGGGCTGTGTACACCCACACCTCCCTACGTACACCTATGTACTTCTTCCTATCTAACCTATCCTTCCTAGAGATCTGTTACACCACAACTGTGGTGCCCCTGATGCTCTCCAACATCTCTGGGGCTCAAAGGCCCATCCCATTGGCTGGTTGTGCAGCTCAGATGTTCCTGTTTTGCACCCTTGGTGGTACTGACTGTTTCTTATTGGCAGTCATGGCATATGATCGCTATGTGGCCATCTGCCATCCCCTGCACTACACACTCACCATGACCCAGAAGCGATGTATCCAGCTCGTGCTTGCTTCCCTGGGCCTGGCTTTTTACCTTGATCTGCAACTCACAGCACTGATCTTCACCCTCCCCTTCTGTGGGCACCGCCTGGAGATCAACCACTTCTTGTGTGATGCCCCACCTGTCTTACGCCTGGCCTGTGGGGACACACGCATGCATCAAGCTGTCCTTTTTGTTGTAGGTATCCTTGTGCTAACCCTCCCCTTTGTGCTTATCTCCATTTCCTATATCTTTATTGCCAATACCATTCTACGCATCCGCTCTGCAGAGGGGCGCCGACGTGCCTTCTCCACCTGCTCCTCCCATCTCTCTGTGGTCCTACTGCAATATGGCTGTTGCACCCTGGTCTATATGCGTCCTAGGTCCAGCACCTCAGAGGATGAGGACCGGCAGCTTGCCTTGGTTTATACATTTGTCACACCTCtgctcaaccccctcatttacacCCTAAGGAATAAGGATATCAAAGATGCA
Proteins encoded in this window:
- the LOC118852611 gene encoding olfactory receptor 10Q1-like, with the protein product MSSPRTFYFNQSHPTEFVFRVFTTSPKIQALLFCFFLLLYIMIICGNTAIIWAVYTHTSLRTPMYFFLSNLSFLEICYTTTVVPLMLSNISGAQRPIPLAGCAAQMFLFCTLGGTDCFLLAVMAYDRYVAICHPLHYTLTMTQKRCIQLVLASLGLAFYLDLQLTALIFTLPFCGHRLEINHFLCDAPPVLRLACGDTRMHQAVLFVVGILVLTLPFVLISISYIFIANTILRIRSAEGRRRAFSTCSSHLSVVLLQYGCCTLVYMRPRSSTSEDEDRQLALVYTFVTPLLNPLIYTLRNKDIKDALKKSMSCKAASETP